A genomic region of Alnus glutinosa chromosome 11, dhAlnGlut1.1, whole genome shotgun sequence contains the following coding sequences:
- the LOC133882856 gene encoding rust resistance kinase Lr10-like yields MRICLEMVISYFFLLAVFVVGLGEGQNGCDEFPCGSLGPAIRFPFRLNSQPHHCGYPGFNLSCTHRNETVLQLPIFVKFFVKNIDYKSQVIEVYYPDHCFPRQLHTLNLDSSPFRILEQDYQYDYALFNCSSEETQSYNYAISCLSGPGHEVRAFSSDDDINDLPIASCKKMYTLRSITRRLVFDNNLQLQWSEPNCKDCEVKGMGCRLKNNSNESQTECFPAFPKHTKGPILSKLKIPGISLGSFLLVLVVFALYRVYSYDKAEKANQAKIKLFLADYKNFKPSRYSYADIKRITNQFTEKLGEGAYGTVFKGKLSNEIHVAVKMIINSTTKENGEEFINEVGTMGRIHHVNIVRLVGFCADGFRRALVYEFLPYSLEKFISSTDTKTLFLGWNKLQDIAIDIAKGIDYLHQGCDQQILHFDIKPRNVLLDENFNPKISDFGLAKLCSKDQSAVSMTAARGTMGYIAPEVFSRNFGNVSYKSDVYSFGILLLEVVGGRKNVENKVENTSQVYFPEWIYNFLEQKEDLRVLIEDDEDAEIAKRLAIVGLWCIQWHPANRPSMKVVTQMLEGRNELTMPPNPFASTNPTRKNLDQKSLDVIPEQEYHSDFNHDVLKD; encoded by the exons ATGCGTATTTGCTTAGAAATGGTAATCTCATATTTCTTCTTGCTTGCGGTTTTCGTTGTAGGCCTTGGAGAAGGCCAAAATGGGTGTGATGAATTTCCGTGTGGAAGCCTTGGTCCAGCCATTCGATTTCCCTTCCGACTAAACAGCCAGCCACACCACTGTGGGTATCCTGGGTTTAATCTATCCTGCACTCATAGAAACGAGACGGTGCTCCAGCTGCCCATTTTTGTGAAATTCTTTGTGAAAAATATTGACTACAAATCTCAGGTAATTGAAGTATACTACCCAGATCATTGCTTTCCAAGACAACTTCATACACTCAATTTGGATTCCTCGCCTTTCCGAATACTGGAACAAGACTACCAGTATGACTACGCCTTATTCAATTGTTCCTCAGAAGAAACACAATCCTACAACTATGCGATCTCTTGTCTTAGTGGCCCAGGCCACGAAGTTCGTGCCTTCTCTTCGGATGACGACATCAACGATTTGCCCATTGCATCTTGTAAAAAGATGTATACTCTTCGATCAATTACACGTCGTTTAGTGTTCGATAATAATCTGCAATTGCAGTGGTCCGAACCAAACTGCAAAGACTGCGAAGTGAAGGGCATGGGATGTAGATTGAAGAATAATAGCAATGAATCACAAACAGAGTGCTTCCCTGCATTCCCTAAACATACTAAAG GTCCGATATTATCCAAGTTAAAGATTCCTG GTATCAGCTTGGGTTCATTTCTGTTAGTACTTGTGGTTTTTGCTCTCTACCGTGTCTACAGCTATGACAAAGCAGAAAAAGCAAATCAAGCTAAGATCAAATTGTTTTTGGCGgattacaaaaatttcaagccCTCCAGATACTCATATGCCGATATTAAGAggattacaaatcaatttactGAAAAGTTAGGCGAGGGAGCCTATGGAACGGTGTTCAAAGGAAAGCTTTCAAATGAAATCCATGTTGCAGTGAAAATGATCATAAACAGTACTACCaaagaaaatggagaagaatttATAAATGAAGTAGGGACAATGGGCAGGATTCACCATGTTAATATAGTTCGCTTGGTTGGCTTCTGTGCTGATGGATTTCGAAGAGCTTTAGTTTATGAGTTCTTACCTTATTCACTAGAAAAGTTCATATCTTCAACGGACACTAAAACTCTTTTCCTTGGTTGGAACAAACTGCAAGACATTGCTATTGACATAGCAAAAGGAATTGATTATCTTCACCAAGGGTGCGACCAACAAATTCTCCATTTTGATATCAAGCCTCGTAACGTTTTGCTAGatgaaaatttcaatccaaaaatttctgattttggtcTTGCCAAGTTATGCTCCAAGGATCAAAGTGCAGTGTCCATGACTGCAGCCAGGGGTACCATGGGTTACATCGCACCTGAAGTCTTCTCTAGGAACTTTGGAAATGTTTCTTATAAATCAGATGTCTATAGTTTTGGAATTTTATTGCTTGAAGTAGTTGGAGGGAGGAAAAATGTTGAGAATAAAGTGGAGAACACTAGTCAAGTTTACTTTCCAGAATGGATTTACAATTTcttagaacaaaaagaagacCTACGAGTTCTTATCGAGGATGATGAAGATGCTGAAATTGCAAAAAGACTTGCAATTGTTGGACTTTGGTGCATCCAATGGCACCCAGCGAATCGTCCTTCAATGAAAGTTGTCACTCAAATGTTGGAAGGAAGGAATGAATTAACTATGCCTCCTAATCCGTTTGCCTCAACAAATCCCACAAGAAAGAATCTAGACCAAAAGTCGTTAGATGTCATCCCAGAACAAGAGTATCATTCAGATTTCAATCATGATGTACTCAAGGATTAG
- the LOC133882854 gene encoding rust resistance kinase Lr10-like isoform X1, giving the protein MAGRMAFSSRLTTLVVVVLVHQTCSAEDGHQCAPSSCGDIHNISNPFRLQDDPENCGNRNYTLSCENNNTVLYLYAGKYYVRQINYDDYTIRVVDSGIEQVSNPPYFLNSNNFSSGDSYVPYRQGRYHWELISRSVVFVMCENRVNSPLYLETSTCFSSNGSDSEYSSNSSKTYRYVKVGRTKPTDVEDSCQIEGMSLTSWPGNDDRHVSCSDVHNALAYGFQLSWLEAMCEISCRLTDYCYLDEANHVQCDPQYSRGLILILGDAYSVFMVGLGYFGPYHDLITILGTPCVIAFLIYKWRRRHVSMYDAVEEFLQAHNNLMPIRYSYSEIKKMAKSFNDKLGEGGFGTVYKGTLQSGRLAAIKMLGKSKTNGQDFINEVATIGRIHHVNIVQLIGFCAQRSNRALIYEFMPKGSLNKYIFSTEESIVISYKKIYDIAIGVARGIEYLHRGCDMQILHFDIKPHNILLDENFTPKISDFGLAKLYPVDNSIVSLTAARGTLGYMAPELFYKNIGGVSYKSDVYSFGMLLMEMASRRKNVSAFVEHSSQIYFPTWVYDQLHNRKDIEMEYATEDEKEMIKKMIIVALWCIQMKPNDRPSMSNVLEMLEGEVEYLQMPPMPTMSSPERLMTDVGENLNQSCSSIQSDESNQSTQF; this is encoded by the exons atgGCAGGAAGAATGGCCTTCTCTTCTAGACTAACGAcccttgttgttgttgtgcttgTCCATCAAACTTGCAGTGCCGAGGATGGTCATCAATGTGCTCCTTCTTCCTGCGGCGATATCCATAACATAAGCAATCCCTTTCGATTACAAGACGATCCAGAAAACTGCGGCAACCGAAATTATACACTGTCATGTGAGAACAACAATACAGTGTTGTACTTATATGCCGGAAAATACTACGTGCGGCAAATCAATTACGATGACTACACAATCCGAGTGGTAGACTCTGGTATTGAGCAGGTATCCAACCCTCCTTATTTTCTAAACAGCAATAATTTCAGTTCTGGGGATTCATATGTCCCGTATCGACAAGGGAGATATCATTGGGAACTAATATCAAGGAGTGTGGTTTTCGTGATGTGTGAAAATCGGGTGAATTCGCCATTGTATTTGGAGACTTCTACTTGCTTTAGTAGTAATGGATCAGACTCAGAGTATTCTTCCAACTCTTCCAAGACGTATAGATATGTCAAAGTCGGCAGAACGAAGCCAACGGATGTGGAGGACTCGTGCCAAATAGAAGGAATGTCTCTGACATCGTGGCCAGGAAATGATGACCGACATGTTTCCTGTTCAGACGTCCACAACGCATTGGCATATGGTTTTCAGCTTTCATGGTTGGAAGCTATGTGTGAAATAAGCTGCAGATTAACAGACTATTGCTACTTGGATGAGGCGAATCATGTTCAATGTGATCCACAGTACTCACGGg GATTAATATTAATCCTAGGCGACGCATACTCAG TTTTTATGGTGGGCCTAGGGTACTTTG GACCATATCATGACCTAATAACTATATTAGGGACTCCATGTGTAATTGCGTTTTTGATATATAAATGGCGTAGAAGGCATGTATCTATGTACGATGCTGTAGAAGAATTTTTGCAAGCCCACAACAACCTCATGCCAATAAGGTATTCTTACTCAGAAATTAAGAAGATGGCCAAAAGTTTCAACGACAAATTGGGTGAAGGAGGCTTTGGCACTGTATATAAGGGAACACTTCAAAGTGGCCGACTTGCAGCTATAAAGATGTTAGGAAAATCCAAAACCAATGGACAAGACTTTATAAATGAAGTTGCAACCATTGGAAGGATTCACCATGTTAATATAGTGCAGCTTATTGGATTTTGTGCTCAACGGTCAAACAGGGCTCTTATATATGAATTCATGCCTAAAGGGTCTCTGAATAAGTACATTTTTTCGACAGAAGAAAGTATTGTCATAAGCTAcaagaaaatatatgatattGCTATAGGAGTTGCTCGTGGGATTGAATATTTACATCGAGGATGTGACATGcaaattttgcattttgatattAAGCCTCACAACATTCTTCTTGATGAGAATTTTACTCCTAAGATTTCTGACTTTGGCCTAGCAAAACTATATCCTGTAGATAATAGCATTGTTTCTTTAACTGCAGCAAGAGGGACATTAGGGTATATGGCTCCCGAATTATTctacaaaaacattggaggcgTCTCCTACAAATCTGATGTTTATAGTTTTGGAATGTTATTGATGGAAATGGCGAGTAGAAGAAAGAACGTAAGTGCATTTGTAGAGCATTCAAGCCAAATTTACTTTCCTACTTGGGTCTATGACCAATTGCATAACAGAAAGGACATAGAAATGGAATATGCCACGGAGGACGAAAAGGAAATGATTAAGAAGATGATCATAGTGGCATTATGGTGCATACAGATGAAGCCTAATGATCGCCCTTCAATGAGCAATGTTTTAGAAATGCTTGAAGGAGAAGTTGAATACTTACAAATGCCTCCAATGCCTACTATGTCATCGCCAGAGAGACTAATGACAGatgttggagagaatttgaatcaAAGTTGCTCGTCAATTCAATCAGATGAGTCAAATCAATCAACTCAATTTTAA
- the LOC133882854 gene encoding rust resistance kinase Lr10-like isoform X2, whose amino-acid sequence MAGRMAFSSRLTTLVVVVLVHQTCSAEDGHQCAPSSCGDIHNISNPFRLQDDPENCGNRNYTLSCENNNTVLYLYAGKYYVRQINYDDYTIRVVDSGIEQVSNPPYFLNSNNFSSGDSYVPYRQGRYHWELISRSVVFVMCENRVNSPLYLETSTCFSSNGSDSEYSSNSSKTYRYVKVGRTKPTDVEDSCQIEGMSLTSWPGNDDRHVSCSDVHNALAYGFQLSWLEAMCEISCRLTDYCYLDEANHVQCDPQYSRGLILILGDAYSVFMVGLGYFEIKKMAKSFNDKLGEGGFGTVYKGTLQSGRLAAIKMLGKSKTNGQDFINEVATIGRIHHVNIVQLIGFCAQRSNRALIYEFMPKGSLNKYIFSTEESIVISYKKIYDIAIGVARGIEYLHRGCDMQILHFDIKPHNILLDENFTPKISDFGLAKLYPVDNSIVSLTAARGTLGYMAPELFYKNIGGVSYKSDVYSFGMLLMEMASRRKNVSAFVEHSSQIYFPTWVYDQLHNRKDIEMEYATEDEKEMIKKMIIVALWCIQMKPNDRPSMSNVLEMLEGEVEYLQMPPMPTMSSPERLMTDVGENLNQSCSSIQSDESNQSTQF is encoded by the exons atgGCAGGAAGAATGGCCTTCTCTTCTAGACTAACGAcccttgttgttgttgtgcttgTCCATCAAACTTGCAGTGCCGAGGATGGTCATCAATGTGCTCCTTCTTCCTGCGGCGATATCCATAACATAAGCAATCCCTTTCGATTACAAGACGATCCAGAAAACTGCGGCAACCGAAATTATACACTGTCATGTGAGAACAACAATACAGTGTTGTACTTATATGCCGGAAAATACTACGTGCGGCAAATCAATTACGATGACTACACAATCCGAGTGGTAGACTCTGGTATTGAGCAGGTATCCAACCCTCCTTATTTTCTAAACAGCAATAATTTCAGTTCTGGGGATTCATATGTCCCGTATCGACAAGGGAGATATCATTGGGAACTAATATCAAGGAGTGTGGTTTTCGTGATGTGTGAAAATCGGGTGAATTCGCCATTGTATTTGGAGACTTCTACTTGCTTTAGTAGTAATGGATCAGACTCAGAGTATTCTTCCAACTCTTCCAAGACGTATAGATATGTCAAAGTCGGCAGAACGAAGCCAACGGATGTGGAGGACTCGTGCCAAATAGAAGGAATGTCTCTGACATCGTGGCCAGGAAATGATGACCGACATGTTTCCTGTTCAGACGTCCACAACGCATTGGCATATGGTTTTCAGCTTTCATGGTTGGAAGCTATGTGTGAAATAAGCTGCAGATTAACAGACTATTGCTACTTGGATGAGGCGAATCATGTTCAATGTGATCCACAGTACTCACGGg GATTAATATTAATCCTAGGCGACGCATACTCAG TTTTTATGGTGGGCCTAGGGTACTTTG AAATTAAGAAGATGGCCAAAAGTTTCAACGACAAATTGGGTGAAGGAGGCTTTGGCACTGTATATAAGGGAACACTTCAAAGTGGCCGACTTGCAGCTATAAAGATGTTAGGAAAATCCAAAACCAATGGACAAGACTTTATAAATGAAGTTGCAACCATTGGAAGGATTCACCATGTTAATATAGTGCAGCTTATTGGATTTTGTGCTCAACGGTCAAACAGGGCTCTTATATATGAATTCATGCCTAAAGGGTCTCTGAATAAGTACATTTTTTCGACAGAAGAAAGTATTGTCATAAGCTAcaagaaaatatatgatattGCTATAGGAGTTGCTCGTGGGATTGAATATTTACATCGAGGATGTGACATGcaaattttgcattttgatattAAGCCTCACAACATTCTTCTTGATGAGAATTTTACTCCTAAGATTTCTGACTTTGGCCTAGCAAAACTATATCCTGTAGATAATAGCATTGTTTCTTTAACTGCAGCAAGAGGGACATTAGGGTATATGGCTCCCGAATTATTctacaaaaacattggaggcgTCTCCTACAAATCTGATGTTTATAGTTTTGGAATGTTATTGATGGAAATGGCGAGTAGAAGAAAGAACGTAAGTGCATTTGTAGAGCATTCAAGCCAAATTTACTTTCCTACTTGGGTCTATGACCAATTGCATAACAGAAAGGACATAGAAATGGAATATGCCACGGAGGACGAAAAGGAAATGATTAAGAAGATGATCATAGTGGCATTATGGTGCATACAGATGAAGCCTAATGATCGCCCTTCAATGAGCAATGTTTTAGAAATGCTTGAAGGAGAAGTTGAATACTTACAAATGCCTCCAATGCCTACTATGTCATCGCCAGAGAGACTAATGACAGatgttggagagaatttgaatcaAAGTTGCTCGTCAATTCAATCAGATGAGTCAAATCAATCAACTCAATTTTAA
- the LOC133881290 gene encoding putative RING-H2 finger protein ATL21A, whose translation MGICLEMTISYFFLFLVFVVGLGGGQNGCDEFPCGSLGPAIRFPFRLNSQPHHCGYPGFNLSCTDRNEMVLQLPIFVKFFVKNIDYKSQVIEVYDPDHCFPRQLHTLNLASPPFRILKQHYQYDFALFNCSSTEKQSDYAISCLSGPGHEVRAFPSYNDDISDLPIASCKKMYNLRSISQGVVFGYDNINLQLKWSGPKCRHCEEKGKGCRLKNNSNESETVCFTKHAKGIINFSSSFSLASSQYWFGYLQ comes from the coding sequence ATGGGTATCTGCTTAGAAATGACAATCTCatatttcttcttgtttctggTTTTTGTCGTAGGCCTTGGAGGAGGCCAAAATGGGTGTGATGAATTTCCGTGTGGAAGCCTTGGCCCAGCCATTCGATTTCCCTTCCGACTAAACAGCCAGCCACATCACTGTGGGTATCCTGGGTTTAATCTATCTTGCACTGATAGAAACGAGATGGTGCTCCAGCTGCCCATTTTTGTGAAATTCTTTGTGAAAAATATTGACTACAAATCTCAGGTGATTGAAGTATACGACCCAGATCATTGCTTTCCAAGACAGCTTCATACACTCAATTTGGCTTCCCCGCCTTTCCGAATTTTGAAACAACACTACCAGTATGACTTTGCCTTATTCAATTGTTCCTCAACAGAAAAACAATCCGACTATGCGATCTCTTGTCTTAGCGGCCCAGGCCACGAAGTTCGTGCCTTCCCTTCGTATAATGATGACATCAGCGATTTGCCCATTGCATCTTGTAAAAAGATGTATAATCTTCGATCAATTTCACAGGGTGTAGTGTTCGGTTATGATAATATTAATCTGCAATTGAAGTGGTCCGGACCAAAGTGCAGACACTGTGAAGAGAAAGGCAAGGGATGTAGATTGAAGAATAATAGCAATGAATCAGAAACGGTGTGCTTCACCAAACATGCAAAAGGTATAATCAATTTCTCCTCAAGTTTCTCTCTTGCTTCAAGCCAATATTGGTTTGGTTATTTACAATGA
- the LOC133881291 gene encoding uncharacterized protein LOC133881291 → MTGRMAFSAGLYALIVVVLVHQTRSAEDGHLCSPSSCGDIQNISNPFRLQDDPENCGDRNYTLSCENNNTVLYLYAGKYYVRQINYDNYTIRVVDSGIDQVSIPRYFLNGNNFSFGDSYVRYRRRRQRHGRYYRELISRSTVVFVMCENRVNSPLYLETSTCFSSNGSDSEYSSNSSKTYRYVKVGRTNPLDVEDSCQIEGMSLTSWPGNDDRHVSCSDVHNALVYGFELSWLQVMCELRSCGSTDSCYLDEANHVQCDRQWGMLLLNGEVSLSKICLNDNIDLYNGKELNECWDDDTKLIFFGD, encoded by the exons ATGACAGGAAGAATGGCCTTCTCTGCTGGACTCTATGCCCTGATTGTTGTTGTACTTGTCCATCAAACTCGCAGTGCTGAGGATGGTCATCTCTGTTCTCCTTCTTCCTGCGGCGATATCCAAAACATAAGCAATCCGTTTCGATTACAAGACGATCCAGAAAACTGCGGCGACCGAAATTATACCCTGTCATGTGAGAACAACAATACTGTGTTGTACTTATATGCTGGAAAATACTATGTGCGGCAAATCAATTACGATAACTACACAATCCGGGTGGTAGACTCTGGTATTGATCAAGTATCCATACCTCGCTATTTTCTAAACGGCAATAATTTCAGTTTTGGGGATTCATATGTCCGGTATCGACGACGACGACAACGACATGGGAGATATTATAGGGAACTAATATCAAGGAGTACTGTGGTTTTCGTGATGTGTGAAAATCGGGTGAATTCGCCGTTGTATTTGGAGACTTCTACTTGCTTTAGTAGTAATGGATCAGACTCAGAGTATTCTTCCAACTCTTCCAAGACGTATAGATATGTCAAAGTCGGCAGAACGAATCCATTGGATGTGGAGGACTCGTGCCAAATAGAAGGAATGTCTCTGACATCGTGGCCAGGAAATGATGACCGACATGTTTCCTGTTCAGACGTCCACAACGCACTGGTATATGGTTTTGAGCTTTCATGGCTCCAAGTTATGTGTGAATTAAGAAGCTGCGGATCAACAGACTCTTGCTACTTGGATGAGGCGAATCATGTTCAATGTGATCGACAGTGGG GAATGTTGCTcctcaatggtgaggtttctcTCTCAAAAATTTGTTTGAATGATAATATAGATTTGTATAATGGAAAAGAATTGAATGAGTGTTGGGATGATGACACAAAGTTG ATTTTTTTCGGGGACTAA
- the LOC133881292 gene encoding rust resistance kinase Lr10-like codes for MYDAVEEFLQAHNNLLPRRYSYSEIKKMTKSFKDKLGEGGYGTVYKGTLQSGQLVAIKMLGKSRANGEEFINEVATIGRIHHVNIVQLIGFCVQGSNRAIIYEFMPKGSLNKYIFSIEESNVLNYKKIYDIAIGVARGIEYLHRGCDMQILHFDIKPHNILLDENITPKVSDFGLAKLYPVNNKIVSLTAARGTLGYMAPELFYKNIGGVSYKSDVYSFGMLLMEMASRRKNINAFVEHSSQIYFPTWAYDQLHNGKDIKIEDAREEEKKIIKKMIIVALYCIQMKPSDRPSMNNVIEMLEGEVECLQMPPMPTLSSPGRPIMDAAENSNQSCSSIQSHESNQ; via the coding sequence ATGTATGATGCTGTTGAAGAATTTCTGCAAGCCCACAACAACCTCTTGCCAAGAAGGTACTCTTACTCAGAAATTAAGAAGATGACCAAAAGTTTCAAGGACAAATTGGGTGAAGGAGGCTATGGCACTGTATATAAGGGAACACTTCAGAGTGGCCAACTTGTAGCTATAAAGATGTTAGGAAAATCCAGAGCCAATGGAGAAGAATTTATAAATGAAGTTGCAACTATTGGGAGGATTCACCATGTTAATATAGTGCAGCTTATTGGATTTTGCGTTCAAGGGTCAAATAGGGCTATTATATATGAATTCATGCCTAAAGGGTCTCTGAATAAGTACATTTTTTCGATAGAAGAAAGTAATGTCCTAAACTACAAGAAAATTTATGATATTGCTATAGGAGTTGCGCGTGGGATTGAATATTTACATCGAGGATGTGACATGcaaattttgcattttgatattAAACCTCACAACATTCTTCTTGATGAGAATATTACTCCTAAGGTTTCTGACTTTGGCCTTGCAAAATTGTATCCAGTAAATAACAAAATTGTTTCTTTGACTGCAGCAAGAGGGACATTGGGATATATGGCTCCTGAATTATTCTACAAAAATATTGGAGGCGTCTCCTACAAATCTGATGTTTACAGTTTTGGAATGTTATTGATGGAAATGGCAAGTAGAAGAAAGAACATTAATGCATTTGTAGAGCATTCAAGCCAAATTTACTTCCCTACTTGGGCCTATGACCAATTGCACAATGGAAAGGACATAAAAATAGAAGATGCCAGggaggaggaaaagaaaatcattaagAAAATGATCATAGTTGCATTATATTGCATACAGATGAAGCCTAGTGATCGCCCTTCAATGAACAATGTCATAGAAATGCTTGAAGGAGAAGTTGAATGCTTACAAATGCCTCCCATGCCTACCTTATCATCACCAGGGAGACCCATAATGGATGCTGCGGAGAATTCGAATCAAAGTTGCTCTTCAATTCAATCGCATGAATCAAATCAATGA
- the LOC133881293 gene encoding phosphatidylinositol 3,4,5-trisphosphate 3-phosphatase and protein-tyrosine-phosphatase PTEN2A-like gives MWDVTSLLCQGSQRKLPSPGFQVEFVLVDSNGIVTTTPNIETAAKKTDESSGTPPATVDEGASRPTQNKDLKGHDKDAVFSDSEVEETGSSKSRQAEVASAAGGTVINTTSSSETRTDSDQIASLSRETEHISLGNTGSTQMHVDTEPKSDVGDGAVSALEVPNTKSEFKAMAADASVFTFGDDEDFESE, from the exons atgtgggacgtcacatctTTGCTTTGCCAGGGGAGCCAG AGGAAATTGCCCTCCCCGGGATTTCAGGTTGAGTTTGTGTTGGTAGATTCTAATGGCATTGTTACTACAACACCCAACATTGAAACTGCTGCCAAGAAAACAGATGAAAGCTCGGGCACTCCTCCTGCAACAGTTGATGAGGGTGCATCCAGACCAACCCAAAACAAAGACCTGAAAGGTCATGATAAAGATGCCGTTTTTTCTGATAGTGAGGTGGAGGAAACCGGTTCTTCAAAGAGCAGGCAAGCAGAAGTAGCTTCTGCAGCAGGAGGAACTGTCATCAATACCACCTCCAGTTCTGAGACTAGGACAGATTCAGATCAAATTGCAAGTTTATCTCGTGAGACTGAACATATATCTCTGGGAAACACTGGCTCAACACAGATGCATGTTGATACTGAGCCTAAAAGTGATGTTGGTGATGGAGCTGTATCAGCCCTTGAGGTGCCCAACACAAAAAGTGAATTCAAGGCAATGGCAGCTGATGCTTCTGTTTTTACCTTTGGAGATGATGAGGACTTCGAAAGTGAATAA
- the LOC133881294 gene encoding rust resistance kinase Lr10-like: protein MRVTTRRKPLLGPSNFSSGCRKSRRTSPPKDRVTRVLGSKHLSSAGNQVLSTTRVDPPVEWAGTRVAGVVCFRRCRPTDRVLTQPHNILLDKNFTPKVSDFGLAKLYPVDNNIVSLTAARGTLGYMPLELFYKNIGGVSYKSDAYSFGMLLMEMASGRKNVNAFVEHSSQIYFPTGVCNQLHDGNDIKIEDAIEEEKKMITKMIIVALWCIQMKPCDRSSLNNVAEMLK from the exons ATGCGGGTCACGACTCGCCGGAAACCGCTACTGGGACCGTCGAATTTCAGCTCTGGCTGCCGGAAATCGCGCCGGACTTCACCACCGAAAGATCGGGTCACACGGGTTCTCGGGTCCAAGCACTTGAGTTCCGCCGGAAATCAGGTCCTAAGCACCACCAGAGTCGACCCACCGGTAGAATGGGCCGGAACTCGCGTCGCCGGCGTCGTCTGCTTCCGCCGTTGCCGACCCACCGATCGGGTCCTCACACAG CCTCACAACATTCTTCTTGATAAGAATTTTACTCCTAAGGTGTCTGACTTTGGCCTTGCAAAACTGTATCCAGTAGATAACAACATTGTTTCTTTGACTGCAGCAAGAGGGACATTAGGATATATGCCTCTTGAATTATTctacaaaaacattggaggcgTTTCCTACAAATCTGATGCATATAGTTTCGGAATGTTATTGATGGAAATGGCGAGTGGAAGAAAGAACGTAAATGCATTTGTAGAGCATTCAAGCCAAATTTACTTTCCTACTGGGGTTTGTAACCAATTGCACGATGGAAATGACATAAAAATAGAAGATGCCATagaggaggaaaagaaaatgattacgAAGATGATCATAGTTGCATTATGGTGCATACAGATGAAGCCTTGTGATCGCTCTTCCTTGAACAATGTCGCAGAAATGCTCAAATGA
- the LOC133881295 gene encoding rust resistance kinase Lr10-like codes for MTVARGTMGYIAPEVFSRNFGNVSYKLDVYSFRILLLEVVGGRKNVENKVDNTNQVYFPEWIYNFLEQKEDLRVLIEDDEDAKIAKKLAIVGLWCIQWHPASRPSMKVVTQMLEGGNELTMPPNPFGSTNPTRMNLDQKFDVILEQE; via the coding sequence ATGACTGTAGCCAGGGGTACTATGGGTTACATTGCACCTGAAGTCTTCTCTAGGAACTTTGGAAATGTTTCTTACAAATTAGATGTCTATAGTTTTAGAATTTTATTGCTTGAAGTAGTTGGAGGAAGGAAAAATGTCGAGAATAAAGTGGATAACACTAATCAAGTTTACTTTCCAGAATGGATCTACAATTTCTTGGAACAAAAAGAAGACTTACGAGTCCTCATTGAGGATGATGAAGATgctaaaattgcaaaaaaactTGCAATTGTTGGACTTTGGTGCATCCAATGGCACCCAGCGAGTCGTCCTTCTATGAAAGTTGTCACTCAAATGTTGGAAGGAGGGAATGAATTAACTATGCCTCCTAATCCATTTGGCTCGACAAATCCCACAAGAATGAATCTAGACCAAAAGTTTGATGTCATCCTGGAACAAGAGTAA